GCGAGCAAGATATGCGGCGGCGAAGGCGTTGCCGTCGGCCGGGTTGGTGGTGGAGTAGAACGCGGTGAAATCCAGCTTGCCCTGAGTGTAGCCGGCCTTGGCCGACACCAGCCAGCCGTCGAAATCCGCCTCGTACTGCGCGCCGAAATTGAACATCTGCATATGGCGGCCGTCGGACAGGTCGCTGTTGCGGCTCTGGATGGTGCCGGCACCGTCGCGATATTTCAGGTTGACGTTGCGCAGCGTCGGCGAATTCATCGTGCCGTTGAAATAGTCGATATAGGGATCGAGGGAGACGCTGGGATCGCGCGGGTCGGCGATCGGGATCGGCAGATAGAAGACGTTGTGATCGTTGACATAATTGAAGTTGAACTTGATCGTTCCATTCTCCAGGTCATGCCTGATATTGGCACGGATCTGGCCGCCCCGGTCGTTGGCGAAGCCATTGTCGCGATAGCCGTCATGGTGGCGCAGGAAGCCGCCGATCGCATAATAGGTATCCTTGCCCAGCGGCCCGGCCTGATAGGCATCGAGACGATAGAGGCCGGTATCGCCCAGCGTGAGCTGGGCCTTGCCGCGCGGCGTGTCATTGCCGGTCACGGTGATCGCGTTGATGATCGCGCCGGAGTAGCTGGCATAGACCGGCGCCGGACCGCCGCGGACGACCTCGACGCGTTCGGTCATCAGATCCTGCTTCAGGATCGCGTCGCCGCGGAAGAACACGCCGTCATTCTCGTGGAACAGCGGCAGCCCGTCCTGCTGGAAGCTCACGAAGCCGCCATCGTTCGGCAGACCGCGGATGCGGTAGATGTTCTGCACCTCGCCGCCGGTGATCTCGGTCTGGAAGCCGGGCAGCTGCCCGATCAGGTCGGCGAAGTTCACCGGCGCGATCTTCTCCACATCCTCGGCCGAGACGGTGTTGATCGCATAGGATACGTCGAAGCGACGCTGCGCGCGGGTCGACCCCGTCACGATGATGTCACCGCTGCCCTCGTCAGCGGCAGCACCCTCTTCAAGCGCATCCGCAGAAGGTGTGGCATCGTTGGCAGCTGCCTGGTTGGCCTGGGCGTGAGCCGGGCTGGCAATGGCGGCGCACAGCGCCGCGACCGCCGTGCCGGCGGCGAAACAGGTCTTGAGCATTTTTTGACGTCCCCTTTGTCTGGCGGGAGCGCCCCTGGCCACGCAATATGACGCTTTTAATTATTATTGTGAAAATAAATAGGATTCGGTAGCGCCAGGGGCGAGACCGGAGGCGCCGTGAAAATCCCGAACTTCGACAAGGACCAGCGCCGCGTACTCCAGCTGCTGCGGCGCACCGGGCCCTTGTCGCGCTCCGCGCTGGCGGCCGAATTGGAAACCAGCCCGGCCGCGCTGACCCGTCTGTCGCGCGGCCTGATCGACATCGGCCTCGTCGAGGAACTGCCCGAAAGCGAGAGCCATGGCCGGGGCCGGCCCGCGGTGCCGCTCAGGCTGGCGGCGGGCGGCGGCTATGCGGTCGGCGCCACCGCGCACAAGGGGCTGCTCGATATCGCGCTGGTCGATTTCACCGGCACCACCATCGCCATCCACCATGAGGCGATCGACGCGATCACCCCCAAGGTCTTCGCCCGCAAGGTCCGCGCGCTCACCCATCGCATGGTCGAGCGCCACGACCTGCTCGGCCGGCGGATGCTCGGCATCGGCATCGCGGTGCCGGGCCCGTCGCTGTCGGCGGCCGGCGACCGGTGGAGCGTGGTCGACGTGCTGCCGGACTGGCGCGACGTGCCGCTGCGCGACCTGTTCCTCGACGAGTTCGACTGGCCGCTGTGGATCGAGAACGATGCCAATGCCGCGGCGATCGCCGAATTCTATCTCGGCGGGTTGGTGCGCGAATTCTCGACCGTGGTGGTGCTGCTGCTCGGCTTCGGCATCGGTGCCGGCGTCATCGTCGACGGCCGGCTGGTCCGCGGCCAGTTCGGCGTGGCGGGCGAGATCGGCTGCCTGTTCCCCGGCCACCTCCCCCGCCCCAGCCCGCTCGACCTCCTCGCCATGCTGCGCGCCGACGGCTGCCACCTGACCTCGGTCACGGACATCGACGCCGATGCCGCAGATCAGGCGCCGACGATCGCCGCCTGGCTCGACCGCGCGGCAGAGCAGCTCAGGACCGTCTGCAATACGGCATTCGTCTGGCTCGATCCGGGCGCGATCGTCCTCGCCGGAACCCTGCCGCCGGCGATCCTGGAGGGGCTCGCCGACCGGCTGCACCGCGCAGAGCTTGTCACCACGGTCCTCGATCGGCGGCCGCCGTTGCGCGTGTCTGCGCTCCGGGGGTCACCGATCACGCTCGGGGCCGCGCTCCTGCCGATCCATGCGCTGGCGGCACCGGGCTGAGCGAAAGGATGGTCGCCCGCCTATCCAACGGAAAGAAACAT
The window above is part of the Sphingomonas sanxanigenens DSM 19645 = NX02 genome. Proteins encoded here:
- a CDS encoding ROK family transcriptional regulator translates to MKIPNFDKDQRRVLQLLRRTGPLSRSALAAELETSPAALTRLSRGLIDIGLVEELPESESHGRGRPAVPLRLAAGGGYAVGATAHKGLLDIALVDFTGTTIAIHHEAIDAITPKVFARKVRALTHRMVERHDLLGRRMLGIGIAVPGPSLSAAGDRWSVVDVLPDWRDVPLRDLFLDEFDWPLWIENDANAAAIAEFYLGGLVREFSTVVVLLLGFGIGAGVIVDGRLVRGQFGVAGEIGCLFPGHLPRPSPLDLLAMLRADGCHLTSVTDIDADAADQAPTIAAWLDRAAEQLRTVCNTAFVWLDPGAIVLAGTLPPAILEGLADRLHRAELVTTVLDRRPPLRVSALRGSPITLGAALLPIHALAAPG